A part of Miscanthus floridulus cultivar M001 chromosome 6, ASM1932011v1, whole genome shotgun sequence genomic DNA contains:
- the LOC136459967 gene encoding VAMP-like protein YKT61: protein MKITALLVLKSPGDSSASASASGGGEQQQQAVVLANASDVSHFGYFQRAAAREFILFVARTVALRTPAGSRQNVQHEEYMVHCYNQNGLCAIAFTDAHYPVRSAFSLLNIVLEEYQKTFGESWRTTKTDVTQPWQYLDDALTKYQDPAEADKLLKIQRDLDETKIILHKTIDSVLARGERLDSLVEKSSDLSISSQMFYKQAKKTNSCCTIL from the exons ATGAAGATCACGGCGCTGCTGGTGCTCAAATCCCCTGGCGattcctccgcctccgcctccgcctccggcggcggggagcagcagcagcaggccgtgGTGCTGGCCAACGCGTCGGACGTCAGCCACTTCGGCTACTTCCAACGCGCCGCCGCTCGCGAGTTCATCCTCTTCGTCGCCCGCACCGTCGCCCTCCGCACCCCCGCCGGCAGCCGCCAGAACGTCCAGCACGAAG AGTACATGGTGCATTGCTACAACCAGAATGGCCTCTGCGCCATCGCCTTCACCGACGCCCACTATCCCGTCAGGAGCGCCTTCTCCCTCCTCAACATC GTCCTGGAAGAGTACCAAAAAACTTTTGGAGAGTCATGGAGGACAACCAAAACTGATGTGACTCAACCTTGGCAATACTTGGATGATGCCCTAACCAAATACCAG GATCCTGCAGAGGCTGACAAGTTGTTGAAAATTCAGAGGGACTTGGATGAAACCAAGATTATTTTG CATAAAACCATTGATAGCGTGCTTGCCAGAGGTGAAAGGTTGGATAGCCTAGTGGAGAAGAGTTCTGATCTAAGTATTTCTTCACAG ATGTTCTACAAGCAGGCGAAGAAAACCAATTCTTGCTGTACCATCCTGTAA
- the LOC136459968 gene encoding class E vacuolar protein-sorting machinery protein HSE1-like yields the protein MMEKRHGGGGGGGFTVLRLLGAAVLAFLLPRSAGAAGDAKWHAAHAHPVTGAVGHGAPAPHAHVAGLPPLSAPPPTAGADDLPPPPVSVSVSSPPSHAPGQQAGPHFGFPLQPGDASAAAPGAGSGPGGEGYPFIGSNPTVPLPTGMTDTSTVLPLPDTGDATGADTKVVGLAASVRARVSMIGLGVFLATMFLSKI from the exons ATGATGGAGAAGCGAcacggcggtggcggaggcggaggcttCACTGTGCTCCGCCTCCTCGGCGCCGCCGTCTTGGCGTTCCTGCTGCCACGGTCCGCCGGAGCGGCCGGCGACGCCAAG TGGCACGCCGCCCATGCCCATCCGGTCACCGGCGCCGTCGGACACGGGGCCCCCGCGCCCCACGCGCACGTGGCCGGCCTCCCGCCACTCTCCGCGCCGCCGCCCACCGCGGGAGCTGACGACCTGCCACCGCCGCCCGTGTCCGTGTCCGTGTCCTCCCCGCCGAGCCACGCGCCCGGGCAGCAGGCTGGCCCGCACTTCGGCTTCCCGCTGCAGCCGGGCGACGCGTCCGCGGCGGCCCCTGGGGCGGGGTCGGGGCCCGGCGGCGAGGGGTACCCGTTCATCGGCAGCAACCCGACGGTGCCGCTGCCCACCGGCATGACCGACACTTCCACCGTGCTGCCGCTGCCGGACACCGGGGATGCCACCGGCGCAGACACCAAG GTGGTGGGGTTGGCAGCGTCCGTTCGTGCTCGCGTCTCCATGATTGGGCTTGGGGTTTTCCTCGCCACCATGTTCCTGTCCAAGATCTAA